The Proteus vulgaris genome has a segment encoding these proteins:
- a CDS encoding MarR-family transcriptional regulator, giving the protein MAKENITTQDLLNGLSDFLHLKDEYVDEEHKKVLEEKGLENYSLTELHVIHCIGEESMRNLTTISEYMAMTRGAVSKICSRLQKKGAIEKIKLADNQKEIFFILTSEGERLFHAHEVLHQQSQARWSALFEQYDQHEKRAIKRFFTDVVAHFRHS; this is encoded by the coding sequence ATGGCAAAAGAGAATATAACAACACAAGACTTGTTAAACGGGTTAAGTGATTTCTTGCATCTTAAAGATGAGTATGTTGATGAGGAGCATAAAAAAGTATTAGAAGAAAAGGGGTTAGAGAATTATTCACTCACTGAATTGCATGTTATTCATTGTATTGGTGAGGAGAGCATGAGAAATCTCACAACTATCAGTGAATATATGGCAATGACTCGAGGAGCTGTCTCAAAAATTTGTAGTCGGTTACAAAAGAAAGGTGCGATTGAAAAAATAAAATTGGCCGATAATCAAAAAGAGATCTTTTTTATCTTAACCTCGGAAGGAGAACGGCTTTTTCATGCGCATGAGGTGTTACATCAGCAATCTCAAGCAAGATGGTCTGCGTTATTTGAACAATATGATCAGCATGAAAAGCGGGCGATTAAACGCTTTTTTACTGATGTTGTGGCTCACTTTCGCCATTCGTAA
- the ydhC_2 gene encoding MFS-family transporter, translated as MKLSIRSLFYLICFSALLGSLAQNIYTPVLPLIQQQFNTTLSLVNLTVSAFTFAMAVMQLFYGSLIDKWGRKPILLGGLAVSIVGALGCVWSDSIGLLIFWRVIQAIGIAAIPVVAATILGDLYQGNDRAKAMGSYQMLLALAPACGPLLGGYLAQHYQYQGIFIFLAVIGILLLTTHLFYLPETRPKQKETFKSLSAMQQVLIAPEGKSVFVMSFMVFYNYFCLLVFLPLIAFHLYQLNSTEIGGLYMPMSIALVLGSYLYRRICHLFSAEYGVIITSCINLVMLTLFALFWQISLPVMLALTVVYGLSLGLTMPTHTTLLASHFGSMRATAMGIYNFIRYCGMAAGPMISVYFVTDNNYKYVFYSCVILTSLALCFTIKTLMSSLKEKKQTAN; from the coding sequence ATGAAATTATCAATCCGCAGTTTGTTTTATCTCATTTGCTTTAGCGCACTGTTAGGCTCTTTAGCACAAAATATTTATACCCCCGTACTTCCCTTGATCCAACAGCAATTTAATACCACGTTATCACTGGTTAATCTGACGGTATCTGCATTTACTTTTGCTATGGCTGTTATGCAACTATTTTATGGTTCATTGATTGATAAATGGGGAAGAAAACCAATTTTACTCGGTGGGTTAGCCGTTTCTATTGTGGGTGCATTAGGTTGTGTTTGGTCTGACTCTATTGGCTTATTGATTTTTTGGCGTGTGATCCAAGCTATCGGTATTGCAGCCATTCCCGTGGTAGCTGCTACTATTCTTGGCGATCTTTATCAAGGAAACGATCGCGCTAAAGCGATGGGGTCGTATCAAATGCTATTAGCACTAGCACCGGCTTGTGGCCCTTTATTAGGTGGATATTTAGCACAACATTATCAATATCAAGGTATTTTTATTTTCTTGGCTGTTATCGGTATCCTATTACTGACCACACATCTCTTTTATTTACCTGAAACACGTCCGAAACAGAAAGAAACTTTTAAAAGCTTATCAGCAATGCAACAAGTGCTTATAGCGCCTGAAGGTAAATCTGTATTTGTCATGAGTTTTATGGTGTTTTATAACTATTTTTGTCTACTGGTTTTTTTACCCTTAATTGCCTTTCACCTCTATCAACTTAACAGTACTGAAATAGGTGGATTATATATGCCTATGTCGATTGCACTTGTCTTAGGTAGCTATCTTTACCGTAGAATTTGCCATTTATTTAGTGCTGAATATGGTGTGATTATTACCTCTTGTATCAACCTAGTTATGTTGACGTTATTTGCACTCTTTTGGCAAATATCATTACCTGTCATGCTTGCCTTAACTGTGGTATATGGGCTTTCTTTAGGCTTAACCATGCCCACACACACTACATTATTAGCAAGTCATTTTGGCTCGATGAGGGCAACTGCAATGGGGATTTATAACTTTATTCGTTATTGTGGAATGGCGGCTGGCCCTATGATTTCAGTCTATTTTGTGACTGACAATAACTATAAATATGTCTTTTATTCTTGTGTGATCTTAACGAGTTTGGCATTGTGTTTCACTATTAAGACCTTAATGTCTTCATTAAAAGAAAAAAAACAAACTGCAAACTAA
- the yhhK gene encoding acetyltransferase has translation MKLTIEKLAQLSEQDRIDLGKIWQDTRYQSALTNEISNENILFVARFNERLLAACWVKLSDKKAVITDFMVREVTRRRGVGHYLLTQCLSAYPNISHWQAISFSAEENGYDVAHAFLVHHQFSPSPQPNLYVLTI, from the coding sequence ATGAAATTAACCATTGAAAAACTGGCACAGCTCTCTGAACAAGACCGGATTGATTTAGGCAAAATTTGGCAAGATACACGTTATCAATCAGCTCTAACAAATGAGATCAGCAACGAAAATATACTCTTTGTGGCAAGATTTAATGAGCGATTATTAGCTGCTTGCTGGGTTAAATTATCGGATAAAAAAGCGGTTATTACTGATTTTATGGTCAGAGAAGTGACTCGTCGTCGAGGTGTTGGACATTATTTACTGACACAATGTTTATCTGCATATCCTAATATTTCCCATTGGCAGGCAATAAGTTTCTCCGCAGAAGAAAATGGATATGATGTTGCACATGCTTTTTTAGTACACCATCAATTTAGTCCATCACCACAACCTAATCTTTATGTTCTAACTATTTGA